From Cronobacter turicensis z3032, the proteins below share one genomic window:
- the yraL gene encoding UPF0011 protein yraL, whose amino-acid sequence MGNTDETMKQNDSAQNSQGQLYIVPTPIGNLGDITQRALTVLQSVDLIAAEDTRHTGLLLQHFAISARLFALHDHNEQQKAETLIAKLREGQNIALVSDAGTPLINDPGYHLVRACREAGLRVVPLPGPCAAIAALSAAGLPSDRFCYEGFLPAKSKGRRDTLKALEQEPRTLIFYESTHRLLESLEDMVAVWGESRYVVLARELTKTWETINGAPVGELLAWVKEDENRRKGEMVLIVEGHKAQEDALPPDALRTLALLQAELPLKKAAALAAEIHGVKKNALYKYALEQQA is encoded by the coding sequence ATCGGCAATACGGACGAAACAATGAAACAAAACGATTCGGCGCAGAATTCTCAGGGCCAGCTCTATATCGTCCCGACGCCTATCGGCAATCTCGGCGACATCACGCAACGCGCCCTGACAGTATTGCAGTCCGTCGATCTTATCGCCGCTGAGGATACCCGTCATACTGGTCTGTTGCTGCAACATTTTGCTATCAGCGCCCGGCTTTTTGCGCTGCACGACCATAACGAACAGCAAAAAGCGGAAACCCTGATAGCCAAACTGCGCGAGGGGCAAAATATCGCGCTGGTGTCCGACGCCGGTACGCCGCTGATTAACGACCCGGGTTACCATCTGGTGCGCGCCTGCCGCGAAGCCGGGCTGCGCGTGGTGCCGCTGCCGGGGCCGTGCGCCGCTATCGCTGCGCTTTCCGCCGCGGGCTTGCCCTCTGACCGCTTCTGCTATGAAGGCTTTTTACCGGCGAAATCCAAAGGCCGTCGCGACACGCTGAAGGCGCTGGAGCAGGAGCCGCGCACGCTGATTTTTTATGAGTCCACCCATCGTCTGCTGGAAAGCCTGGAAGATATGGTCGCCGTCTGGGGCGAGTCCCGTTACGTGGTGCTGGCGCGCGAACTGACCAAAACCTGGGAAACCATTAACGGCGCGCCGGTGGGCGAGCTGCTCGCCTGGGTGAAAGAGGATGAAAACCGCCGCAAGGGCGAGATGGTGCTCATCGTCGAGGGGCATAAAGCGCAGGAAGACGCGCTGCCGCCTGACGCGCTGCGTACGCTCGCGCTGCTGCAGGCCGAGCTACCGCTCAAAAAAGCTGCGGCGCTGGCGGCGGAAATCCACGGCGTGAAGAAGAACGCGCTCTACAAGTACGCGCTGGAGCAGCAGGCATAA
- the gatC gene encoding Galactitol permease IIC component, whose product MFSEIMRYILDLGPTVMLPVVIIIFSKLLGMKAGECFRSGLHIGIGFVGIGLVIGLMLDSIGPAAKAMAEHFEINLHVVDVGWPGSSPMTWASQIALVAIPIAILVNIAMLLTRMTRVVNVDIWNIWHMTFTGAMLHLATGSYWIGIVGVAAHAAFVYKLGDWFAKDTRDYFGLEGMAIPHGTSAYLGPIAVLVDTLIDKIPGLNRIHFSADDVQKRFGPFGEPVTVGFVMGLVIGLLAGYDVKGVLQLAVKTAAVMLLMPRVIKPIMDGLTPIAKQARKRLQAKFGSQEFLIGLDPALLLGHTSVVSASLIFIPLTILIAVVVPGNQVLPFGDLATIGFFVAMAVAVHQGNLFRTLISGVIIMSMTLWIATQTIGLHTQLAANAGALKAGGLVASMDQGGSPVTWLLIQLCTWQNVTGFVVIGVIYLTGVLLTWRRARAFVAVEKAAVSEAGPSVS is encoded by the coding sequence ATGTTTAGCGAAATCATGCGTTACATCCTCGACCTCGGCCCCACGGTCATGCTGCCGGTGGTCATTATCATCTTCTCAAAGCTGCTCGGCATGAAAGCGGGCGAATGCTTCCGGTCTGGCCTGCATATTGGCATCGGGTTTGTAGGTATCGGGCTCGTCATCGGCCTGATGCTGGATTCGATTGGCCCGGCGGCGAAGGCGATGGCGGAGCATTTCGAAATAAACCTTCATGTGGTGGACGTGGGCTGGCCGGGATCTTCACCCATGACGTGGGCGTCGCAAATCGCGCTGGTGGCGATCCCCATCGCGATTCTCGTCAACATCGCCATGCTGTTGACCCGCATGACGCGCGTAGTGAATGTCGATATCTGGAATATCTGGCATATGACGTTTACCGGCGCCATGTTGCATCTCGCCACGGGCTCTTACTGGATTGGCATTGTGGGCGTGGCGGCGCATGCCGCTTTTGTCTACAAGCTTGGCGACTGGTTTGCCAAAGATACCCGCGACTATTTTGGTCTGGAAGGCATGGCCATCCCTCACGGCACGTCCGCCTATCTCGGCCCCATCGCGGTACTGGTAGATACCCTTATTGATAAAATTCCGGGGCTTAATCGCATCCATTTTAGCGCCGACGATGTGCAGAAGCGGTTCGGCCCTTTTGGCGAGCCGGTCACCGTGGGCTTTGTCATGGGGCTCGTCATCGGTCTGCTGGCAGGTTATGACGTCAAAGGCGTACTGCAACTGGCGGTAAAAACTGCGGCGGTGATGCTCCTGATGCCGCGCGTCATTAAACCGATTATGGATGGCCTGACGCCTATCGCGAAGCAGGCGCGTAAGCGCCTGCAGGCGAAATTCGGCAGCCAGGAGTTCCTGATTGGTCTCGATCCGGCCCTGCTACTGGGCCACACCTCGGTGGTTTCCGCCAGTCTGATTTTTATTCCTTTAACCATTCTGATTGCGGTTGTCGTGCCGGGCAATCAGGTGCTGCCATTTGGCGATCTGGCCACCATCGGATTCTTTGTGGCAATGGCGGTCGCGGTGCACCAGGGGAACCTTTTCCGCACCCTAATCTCCGGCGTCATCATCATGAGCATGACGCTCTGGATAGCGACACAGACTATCGGCCTGCATACCCAACTTGCCGCCAATGCGGGCGCGCTTAAAGCGGGTGGGCTGGTGGCCTCGATGGATCAGGGCGGCTCGCCGGTGACCTGGCTGCTGATCCAGCTCTGCACCTGGCAGAACGTGACGGGGTTTGTCGTTATTGGCGTCATTTATCTTACCGGCGTGCTGCTTACGTGGCGTCGGGCGCGGGCGTTCGTCGCGGTGGAAAAAGCCGCCGTCAGCGAGGCAGGCCCGAGCGTTTCATGA
- the gatR gene encoding Galactitol utilization operon repressor: MIRQTDMNSFERRNKILDLVNTQGSVMVLDLSNAFDISEVTIRADLRFLEEKGLVTRFHGGAGKPGSNLAESDNQEVKLEERYQLASDPKKRIAQAAAAMINEGMTLILDSGSTTLLIAHELARMANITVITNSLPAACALANNKDITLVVCGGTVRHKTLSMHGTIAEHSLQGISADLMFVGADGIDATNGITTFNEGYSVSGAMAAAAHKVIAVLDATKFNRRGFNQVLPMAEIDCVITDEGISDKDKTSLKKTGVELKIV; encoded by the coding sequence ATTATCAGGCAAACCGATATGAACTCTTTTGAGCGAAGGAACAAAATTCTCGATCTGGTTAATACGCAAGGTAGCGTGATGGTACTGGATCTTTCGAACGCTTTTGACATTTCTGAGGTCACCATCCGCGCCGACCTGCGCTTTCTGGAAGAAAAAGGTCTGGTGACGCGCTTTCACGGCGGCGCCGGGAAGCCCGGCAGCAACCTTGCGGAAAGCGATAATCAGGAGGTGAAGCTGGAAGAACGCTACCAGCTGGCGAGCGATCCTAAAAAACGCATCGCGCAGGCCGCCGCTGCGATGATCAACGAAGGGATGACGCTCATTCTCGATAGCGGCAGCACGACCCTGCTCATTGCGCACGAGCTGGCCAGGATGGCGAATATTACGGTCATCACTAACAGCCTGCCCGCTGCCTGCGCGCTCGCGAATAATAAAGATATTACGCTGGTGGTTTGCGGCGGCACGGTGCGGCATAAAACGCTCTCCATGCATGGCACGATTGCGGAGCACTCACTGCAGGGCATCAGCGCCGACCTGATGTTTGTCGGCGCTGATGGCATTGACGCCACTAACGGCATCACCACCTTTAACGAAGGCTATTCTGTCAGCGGCGCGATGGCGGCGGCGGCCCATAAGGTTATCGCCGTCCTGGACGCGACCAAATTTAACCGTCGCGGATTTAACCAGGTGTTGCCGATGGCCGAGATAGACTGTGTCATCACTGACGAAGGCATCAGCGACAAAGACAAAACGTCGCTTAAGAAAACGGGCGTTGAACTGAAAATCGTGTGA
- the gatD gene encoding Galactitol-1-phosphate 5-dehydrogenase, with protein MSGGTMKSVVIHAEGSVRVEERPMPTINADDDVLVKVVCSGLCGSDIPRIFAGGAHYYPITLGHEFSGYVERCGSAVSDLSPGDAVACVPLQPCFVCEECARGYFSLCRHYQFVGSRSEGGHAEYIVVRRASLFRLPPEMSVEDGAFLEPVTVGLHAFHQAQGCEGKNVVIVGAGTIGLLAMQCAQALGANSVTAIDINPEKLRLALALGADRVLNSREMSAQAISAALETQRFDQLVLETAGTPQTVSLAIDIAGPRAQVALVGTLHHDLTLCATVFGKILRNELTLVGSWMNYSAPWPGEEWRTAARLLAEKRLSLSPLIAHQGDAESFVSAVQALNGAPMQGKILLRFA; from the coding sequence ATTTCTGGAGGAACAATGAAATCAGTGGTAATTCATGCTGAGGGCAGCGTACGCGTTGAAGAACGCCCTATGCCCACTATCAATGCGGACGACGACGTCCTGGTGAAAGTCGTTTGTTCGGGTTTATGCGGCTCCGATATCCCCCGCATTTTCGCCGGCGGCGCGCACTACTATCCCATTACGCTGGGCCATGAGTTTAGCGGCTATGTAGAGCGCTGCGGCAGCGCGGTAAGCGATCTTTCGCCCGGCGATGCGGTGGCCTGCGTGCCGCTACAGCCCTGTTTTGTCTGTGAAGAATGCGCGCGCGGTTACTTTTCCCTATGCCGACACTACCAGTTTGTCGGCTCCCGCAGCGAAGGTGGCCACGCCGAGTATATTGTGGTCAGACGCGCCAGCCTCTTTCGATTGCCGCCAGAGATGTCGGTTGAAGATGGCGCGTTTCTCGAACCTGTTACCGTCGGGCTACATGCTTTTCACCAGGCCCAGGGGTGTGAAGGCAAAAACGTCGTGATCGTCGGCGCCGGCACTATCGGTCTGCTGGCGATGCAGTGCGCGCAGGCGCTGGGCGCGAATAGCGTGACGGCCATTGATATTAATCCCGAAAAGCTCCGGCTGGCGCTCGCGCTCGGCGCCGATCGCGTGCTGAACAGTCGGGAAATGTCCGCACAGGCCATTTCCGCCGCGCTGGAGACGCAGCGCTTCGATCAACTGGTGCTGGAAACCGCGGGCACGCCGCAGACGGTATCACTGGCCATCGACATCGCCGGGCCGCGCGCGCAGGTCGCGCTGGTGGGGACGCTCCATCACGACCTTACGCTCTGCGCCACGGTTTTTGGCAAAATTTTACGTAATGAACTGACGCTGGTCGGCAGCTGGATGAACTATTCGGCGCCCTGGCCGGGTGAAGAGTGGCGAACCGCCGCGCGACTGCTTGCCGAAAAGCGGCTGTCGCTCAGTCCGCTGATTGCGCATCAGGGGGATGCGGAAAGCTTCGTCAGCGCCGTCCAGGCGCTCAACGGCGCACCGATGCAGGGCAAAATTCTGCTGCGCTTCGCCTGA